A part of Aegilops tauschii subsp. strangulata cultivar AL8/78 chromosome 2, Aet v6.0, whole genome shotgun sequence genomic DNA contains:
- the LOC141042116 gene encoding uncharacterized protein has protein sequence MERGSGKEIDWESWAIKDRMKEMVSVGMERKDVLDSLTPSLSGWRRIHKEESSKSSWMITGKAAKETASELMESSTMELPEKELDNILQGMEELGHRMLSMAYFLRKSGAPSVSFHQASELLSTTYRLQRNSEDFYQDTEAAESKSVENFDPYSEGRSVESESEVEGDDDCGDDDEEIESEVESDDDCYDDDEEIPSEICSLTKYLRFCSRYENKLALIENGDEDKDEDEGEDEDGDEDEDDDEEEEDRPTLEYLEKVIADEQKSFGEEYDCWERVWGSKIGGCGGLEDTTTLSPMFFTHCTPRAIPSPAAIAGRTLLIYSIRILEKKGKTLKWPLKVYGVIVARDTVDRNRNIIFSRSRHNYQKLDKQDSSLCLTGPSRAIFAVDTVDFEVELKINEGAEEDTPLISSCNHLYDSAYYDLNVRQLRPATVDSISSIFIRGCWCDAELTFEQFDTAVQATIVGVHVVEGGWPFKCGCKVACSWSAATRNIGPTSREVVLLDYRGENMDVGSNGYLHLSRNVVPVELQGTLRLVIQAYPEAGCKPVEGHVDFGVQHCQTSNLSCEVDNSTVEVTVAWSLLVKEKLDLLVEGYAAGRD, from the exons ATGGAGAGGGGATCCGGCAAGGAGATCGACTGGGAATCCTGGGCGATTAAGGACCGGATGAAGGAGATGGTATCCGTGGGGATGGAGCGCAAAGACGTGCTTGACTCACTTACTCCTAGCCTTTCTGGGTGGAGGCGGATACACAAAGAGGAAAGCAGTAAATCGTCTTGGATGATCACCGGAAAAGCGGCCAAGGAAACGGCGTCCGAACTGATGGAATCGAGCACAATGGAGCTACCCGAGAAAGAACTCGACAACATCTTGCAAGGTATGGAGGAGTTGGGCCACCGGATGTTGTCTATGGCGTATTTTCTGCGCAAATCCGGTGCCCCCAGCGTCTCCTTTCACCAGGCCTCCGAGCTGCTTAGCACTACATACAGATTACAGCGGAACTCGGAGGATTTCTACCAAGATACCGAGGCTGCTGAGAGTAAGAGTGTGGAGAATTTCGACCCATATAGCGAGGGCAGGAGTGTTGAGAGTGAGAGTGAGGTTGAGGGTGACGATGACTGTGGTGATGACGATGAGGAGATTGAGAGTGAGGTTGAGAGtgatgatgattgttatgatgaTGACGAGGAGATTCCCAGCGAAATATGCAGTCTCACCAAGTACTTGAGATTTTGCTCTCGTTATGAGAACAAGTTGGCGCTGATTGAAAACGGAGATGAAGATAAAGATGAAGATGAGGGTGAGGATGAGGATGgggatgaagatgaggatgatgatgaggaggaggaggatagACCCACATTGGAGTATCTCGAAAAGGTGATAGCTGATGAACAGAAAAGTTTCGGCGAAGAATATGACTGCTGGGAACGTGTATGGGGTAGCAAGATTGGAGGGTGCGGTGGCTTGGAAGATACAA CTACATTGAGCCCTATGTTCTTTACCCACTGCACACCTCGTGCCATCCCATCCCCTGCTGCTATTGCGGGGCGCACGTTGTTGATCTATTCCATCAGGATTTTGGAAAAGAAAGGAAAAACCTTGAAGTGGCCACTCAAAGTGTATGGTGTGATCGTTGCTCGAGACACGGTGGACCGCAACCGCAACATTATATTCTCTCGATCAAGGCATAACTACCAAAAACTCGATAAACAA GATTCTTCTCTATGCTTGACTGGACCATCTCGTGCAATTTTTGCTGTCGACACTGTTGACTTTGAAGTTGAACTCAAAATAAATGAGGGGGCCGAAGAAGATACACCATTGATCAGTTCTTGCAACCACCTTTATGACAGTGCATATTATGATTTAAATGTCCGTCAACTGAGGCCCGCAACTGTTGATAGCATCTCTTCAATATTCATCCGTGGCTGCTGGTGTGATGCAGAATTAACCTTTGAGCAGTTTGATACAGCCGTCCAGGCCACCATTGTGGGTGTTCACGTTGTTGAAGGGGGTTGGCCTTTCAAATGTGGATGCAAAGTTGCTTGCTCCTGGTCTGCTGCAACAAGGAATATCGGTCCCACTTCTAGGGAAGTTGTTTTGCTTGATTATCGTGGTGAAAATATGGATGTAGGATCAAATGGTTACCTTCATCTGTCGAGAAATGTTGTTCCAGTGGAGTTACAAGGAACACTGAGGCTTGTCATACAGGCTTACCCGGAAGCTGGTTGTAAACCTGTAGAGGGTCATGTGGACTTCGGTGTCCAACATTGCCAAACAAGCAACCTATCATGTGAAGTTGACAACTCTACGGTCGAGGTTACTGTTGCTTGGTCCCTCCTTGTAAAGGAAAAGTTGGATCTGTTGGTGGAGGGCTATGCCGCAGGGCGGGATTGA
- the LOC120973815 gene encoding putative ubiquitin-like-specific protease 1B isoform X2: MSLKLSAEPDVFDLKVCEKEFKNACLQNHISKSDLLFFMVVHKRHWAVVVVNITQKEFNIFDSIRNSEDLFEMDRITKNVVANIKSVAMREPLFKHNLESYSLFTPLDYPQQKTYYNCGYYSILYMENWDGLVMLSFGEDYIPNLRKRIAADLLRHPSNKLDPAHQLKLLLQH; this comes from the exons ATGAGT TTGAAACTCAGTGCTGAGCCAGATGTGTTTGATCTGAAGGTGTGCGAAAAAGAATTTAAGAATGCTTGCTTACAAAATCACATTTCAAAATCTGACCTG CTATTCTTCATGGTTGTACACAAAAGGCACTGGGCAGTAGTAGTTGTTAACATCACCCAAAAGGAGTTCAATATCTTTGACTCCATTAGGAACTCGGAAGACCTTTTTGAGATGGACAGGATCACTAAGAATGTG GTCGCAAACATCAAGAGTGTTGCAATGAGGGAGCCACTTTTTAAGCACAATCTCGAGTCTTACTCGCTATTCACCCCACTTGATTACCCTCAACAAAAAACTTA CTATAACTGTGGCTACTATAGTATTTTATACATGGAGAATTGGGATGGCCTTGTTATGCTGTCATTTGGCGAG GATTACATCCCAAACCTTCGGAAACGCATTGCAGCAGATCTGTTGAGACACCCAAGCAACAAGTTGGACCCCGCGCATCAGCTGAAGCTGCTTCTTCAGCATTAG
- the LOC120973815 gene encoding uncharacterized protein isoform X1, translating into MSLKLSAEPDVFDLKVCEKEFKNACLQNHISKSDLLFFMVVHKRHWAVVVVNITQKEFNIFDSIRNSEDLFEMDRITKNVVMLLLEFGATNLFLLFAFPHRTLMHFVCPCFIGFDQVANIKSVAMREPLFKHNLESYSLFTPLDYPQQKTYYNCGYYSILYMENWDGLVMLSFGEDYIPNLRKRIAADLLRHPSNKLDPAHQLKLLLQH; encoded by the exons ATGAGT TTGAAACTCAGTGCTGAGCCAGATGTGTTTGATCTGAAGGTGTGCGAAAAAGAATTTAAGAATGCTTGCTTACAAAATCACATTTCAAAATCTGACCTG CTATTCTTCATGGTTGTACACAAAAGGCACTGGGCAGTAGTAGTTGTTAACATCACCCAAAAGGAGTTCAATATCTTTGACTCCATTAGGAACTCGGAAGACCTTTTTGAGATGGACAGGATCACTAAGAATGTGGTAATGCTCCTGTTGGAGTTTGGCGCAACAAATCTTTTCCTTCTTTTTGCTTTTCCACACCGCACACTTATGCATTTTGTTTGTCCATGTTTTATCGGGTTTGATCAGGTCGCAAACATCAAGAGTGTTGCAATGAGGGAGCCACTTTTTAAGCACAATCTCGAGTCTTACTCGCTATTCACCCCACTTGATTACCCTCAACAAAAAACTTA CTATAACTGTGGCTACTATAGTATTTTATACATGGAGAATTGGGATGGCCTTGTTATGCTGTCATTTGGCGAG GATTACATCCCAAACCTTCGGAAACGCATTGCAGCAGATCTGTTGAGACACCCAAGCAACAAGTTGGACCCCGCGCATCAGCTGAAGCTGCTTCTTCAGCATTAG
- the LOC109777987 gene encoding protein FAR1-RELATED SEQUENCE 5-like: protein MAHHIARDMAYSAIGGSSGEGSAVPRRTTSAPASAFDLRRQSSATCMYRDPPIVFSDAPPAGSAANWHTEDGAANEESFVQQPFTSHGGGDSGGVLNTHGGMHDADEDDDISSQPLLPYVGMEFDSIEDAQKFYNDYAFGTGFGSRIASSKNSQKKGPQQLIKRVFQCVHAGKPETTCETSSHSEGIAAGGSSSSKQAGVEMDVTVKRQRNRIMRYDCKAHMIVGLRGNKWVVTYFVAQHTHPLMQHEEIVRFYRSHRKIPEEDYQLLMTMHDVNLSTTNCMGMLGMVHGGDRRKLPYVKRDVSNAHSKLRQNQSFQDMDMTVAYFKRRQAENAQFYYATEVDKETNEVTALFWVDGRTRALYPKYKDCVFFDTTFCTNRYNLPFAPIVGVNNHLQNGLLGCALVPNEQIETFKWVFQHWMIAMNNEHPLNLMTDQDKAMETAIKDVFPNTVHRCCKWHVQRKAREKLGRILSMDENFEQVFYGVINDSETVDEFEENWQHMLHCFELVDNRHLSNMWRKRETWAPAYFRKNFFPFTSTTGRSEGLNSYFKIFVNPQDSVWRFVQQYENRELEKLKIIDLFIATFRYNFERQAVHFYTRSVFLKFQKEVMASTGFIMNLAPALDNASMRFELHSNYFENPRIFSVNVVLAEEKFECSCNCFEMNGIICAHIIRVMVHLNVQKIPQRYMLERWSEAATTAMSGGGCLLDFGHPATNTLKYNALCRKYTWLASQACSNDLAYKIMNDAAHQLEPLIAAAKQGALPEQQEANQPQAMQQQQQTPEPTTVPQPDGDAMLQNPARVPKKGRLTEKSKRRKTLLEQREDAHKNKAKKDEKKQTKPRGKPGPKKKAPPCSYCNEEGHGVQTCQYLKAAMGVKKCPYCEEQGHAVQECPYLKAAMKTDASMARATELRL, encoded by the exons ATGGCGCACCACATCGCCAGAGACATGGCCTACTCCGCCATAGGTGGTAGCTCCGGCGAGGGTTCGGCTGTTCCCCGGCGGACAACTTCAGCTCCGGCGAGCGCCTTTGATCTCAGGCGACAAAGTTCTGCTACGTGCATGTACCGAGATCCTCCAATTGTTTTCTCTGATGCTCCTCCGGCTGGATCCGCTGCAAATTGG CATACCGAAGATGGGGCGGCAAATGAGGAGAGTTTTGTTCAGCAACCTTTCACGAGTCATGGTGGTGGGGATTCAGGTGGTGTCCTAAACACTCACGGTGGAATGCATGATgcagatgaggatgatgatatttCATCTCAGCCACTTCTGCCCTATGTTGGCATGGAATTTGACTCAATTGAAGATGCCCAAAAGTTCTATAATGACTACGCATTTGGAACGGGTTTTGGCTCACGCATAGCTTCCTCAAAGAACAGCCAGAAGAAAGGTCCACAACAACTTATCAAGAGGGTCTTCCAATGTGTGCATGCTGGCAAACCGGAGACTACATGTGAGACAAGCAGCCACTCGGAAGGAATTGCAGCAGGGGGAAGCTCATCAAGCAAGCAGGCCGGGGTTGAAATGGATGTGACAGTCAAGCGTCAGAGGAATCGGATTATGCGTTATGATTGCAAAGCTCATATGATTGTTGGCCTCAGGGGCAATAAGTGGGTTGTTACCTACTTTGTTGCACAGCATACACACCCTTTGATGCAGCATGAGGAGATTGTGAGGTTCTACCGCTCACACCGCAAAATTCCAGAAGAAGATTACCAACTACTGATGACAATGCATGATGTAAACTTGTCAACTACAAATTGCATGGGAATGCTTGGAATGGTCCATGGCGGAGACCGGAGGAAACTGCCATATGTGAAGAGGGATGTTTCAAATGCGCATTCCAAGCTGCGACAAAATCAGTCATTTCAGGACATGGATATGACGGTTGCTTACTTTAAGAGGCGTCAAGCTGAGAATGCTCAATTCTACTACGCAACAGAAGTTGACAAAGAAACAAACGAAGTGACAGCTCTGTTTTGGGTGGATGGAAGGACAAGAGCATTGTACCCAAAGTACAAAGATTGTGTGTTCTTTGACACAACATTTTGCACAAATCGGTACAATCTGCCTTTCGCTCCTATTGTTGGTGTGAACAACCACTTGCAAAACGGGCTGCTAGGTTGTGCCTTGGTGCCAAATGAACAAATAGAAACTTTCAAGTGGGTGTTTCAACATTGGATGATTGCAATGAATAATGAGCACCCATTGAACCTAATGACTGACCAGGACAAGGCAATGGAAACAGCAATAAAAGATGTCTTCCCAAACACAGTGCATAGGTGCTGCAAATGGCACGTCCAGCGAAAAGCAAGGGAAAAGTTGGGTAGGATCCTGAGCATGGATGAAAATTTTGAGCAGGTTttctatggggttatcaatgatTCGGAGACGGTGGATGAGTTCGAGGAGAATTGGCAGCATATGCTGCATTGCTTTGAATTGGTTGACAACAGACATCTAAGCAACATGTGGCGTAAGCGAGAGACATGGGCTCCAGCATACTTCCGAAAGAACTTCTTCCCATTTACAAGCACTACAGGGCGGTCTGAGGGTCTCAACTCCTACTTCAAGATATTTGTCAACCCTCAAGACTCTGTCTGGAGATTTGTACAACAATATGAG AACAGGGAACTTGAAAAACTCAAAATCATTGACCTTTTCATTGCAACATTCAGGTACAACTTTGAGCGCCAAGCAGTTCACTTCTATACCCGAAGCGTGTTTCTCAAGTTTCAAAAAGAGGTCATGGCATCAACAGGCTTCATCATGAACCTGGCCCCTGCTCTTGACAATGCAAGCATGAGGTTTGAGCTGCACTCAAATTACTTTGAGAACCCCCGAATATTTTCAGTGAATGTTGTGTTGGCAGAGGAGAAGTTTGAATGCAGCTGCAACTGTTTTGAGATGAATGGGATTATTTGTGCACACATCATAAGGGTAATGGTGCATCTCAATGTCCAAAAAATTCCACAAAGATACATGCTAGAGAGGTGGTCAGAAGCTGCGACAACGGCAATGAGCGGTGGTGGATGTCTCCTAGATTTTGGGCACCCTGCAACCAACACTCTCAAGTACAACGCCTTGTGCAGAAAGTATACATGGTTGGCTTCACAAGCTTGCAGCAATGATCTTGCCTACAAAATAATGAATGATGCAGCTCACCAACTTGAGCCCCTCATAGCTGCAGCAAAGCAAGGGGCGCTCCCAGAACAGCAGGAAGCAAATCAGCCGCAAGCAATGCAACAGCAACAACAAACCCCCGAGCCAACCACTGTGCCGCAACCTGATGGCGATGCCATGCTTCAGAACCCCGCACGTGTTCCAAAAAAAGGGCGTCTGACTGAAAAATCAAAGAGGAGAAAGACTCTGCTTGAGCAACGAGAAGATGCACATAAGAATAAAGCTAAGAAAGATGAAAAGAAGCAAACCAAGCCCAGAGGAAAACCTGGACCAAAGAAGAAAGCGCCTCCTTGTTCGTACTGCAACGAAGAAGGTCACGGTGTCCAAACATGCCAGTACTTGAAGGCTGCAATGGGGGTCAAAAAATGTCCCTACTGTGAAGAGCAAGGTCATGCTGTGCAAGAATGTCCCTACCTAAAAGCTGCAATGAAGACAGATGCTAGCATGGCTAGAGCAACAGAGCTTAGGCTGTGA